A genome region from Triticum aestivum cultivar Chinese Spring chromosome 2B, IWGSC CS RefSeq v2.1, whole genome shotgun sequence includes the following:
- the LOC123044034 gene encoding probable protein arginine N-methyltransferase 3: protein MATQARELPPKQELPRDDGDDYEDDEDEEEEGEDGWDDWESDGDDAAGGGGGLLCLFCSARFDSDSPLFAHCGSEHGFDFHKVVRELGLDFYGCIKLINFVRSKVAENKGWSCAEISQLEGKVPWAEDSYLKPFMEDDSLLHSLSIFDDEDDEDCEMPVETGECSAGNGRSCELQGNGLNTIDDCSDISARFEEAVTTESNGGDNNGTLSEEQTDRQLKITRASVTAKEIKKVDDNYFGSYSSFGIHREMLGDKVRTDAYRDALLDNPSLMNGATVLDVGCGTGILSLFAAKAGASRVIAVDGSAKMSSVATQVAKNNGLLYDENTKPEQKHNSEVITVVHTKAEELNHKIVVPPNGFDVLVSEWMGYCLLYESMLSSVIYARDHFLKPGGAVLPDTATIFGAGFGRGGTSLPFWENVYGFDMSSIGKEVTESSARFPVVDILASQDVVTDTAVLHSFDLATMKESEMDLTASLELRLPESCAAVPGVTWCHGIVLWFDTGFTSRFCKDKPVVLSTSPFSTPTHWSQTIFTFEEPIAMVKDGSVIGSSASVGTGECPAVTIRSRISIVRASEHRSIDISIETTGISSDGRKRSWPAQIFNL, encoded by the exons ATGGCGACCCAGGCGCGCGAGCTCCCTCCCAAGCAAGAGCTTCCCCGGGACGACGGAGACGACTACGAGgacgacgaggatgaggaggaggagggggaggatggGTGGGACGACTGGGAGTCGGACGGCGAcgacgcggcgggcggcggcggcggcctcctctgCTTGTTCTGCAGCGCGCGGTTCGACTCCGACAGCCCCCTCTTCGCGCACTGCGGCTCCGAGCACGGCTTCGATTTCCACAAGGTCGTGAGGGAGCTCGGGCTGGATTTCTACGGATGCATCAAGCTCATCAATTTTGTGCGCTCCAAG GTTGCAGAGAATAAGGGTTGGAGCTGCGCAGAAATTTCCCAACTTGAGGGGAAGGTTCCATGGGCGGAGGACTCGTACTTGAAACCATTCATGGAAGATGACTCGCTGTTGCACAGTTTGTCCATctttgatgatgaagatgacgaggaCTGTGAGATGCCAGTGGAAACAGGAGAGTGTTCAGCGGGCAATGGGAGGTCATGTGAACTACAGGGGAATGGTCTAAACACCATCGACGATTGCTCTGACATCAGTGCTAGGTTTGAGGAAGCAGTTACTACTGAAAGTAATGGAGGAGATAACAATGGGACTCTTTCAGAGGAACAGACTGATAGGCAGCTAAAGATTACACGTGCTAGTGTTACTGCCAAGGAAATTAAAAAAGTGGATGACAACTACTTTGGGTCTTATAGTTCATTTGGCATTCATAGAGAGATGCTGGGCGACAAA GTAAGAACAGACGCTTACAGAGATGCCCTTTTGGACAATCCTAGCCTCATGAATGGAGCAACTGTACTGGATGTTGGTTGTGGTACAGGAATTCTAAG TCTTTTTGCAGCGAAGGCCGGTGCATCAAGAGTTATCGCTGTTGATGGGAGTGCAAAGATGTCTTCTGTGGCTACCCAA GTGGCAAAAAATAATGGTCTATTATATGACGAAAATACGAAACCGGAACAGAAGCATAATTCTGAAGTGATAACTGTTGTGCATACCAAGGCTGAAGAGCTAAACCATAAAATAGTAGTTCCGCCAAATGGCTTTGATGTGTTAGTGAGTGAGTGGATGGGATATTGCCTGTTGTATGAATCCATGCTCAGTTCAGTTATATATGCACGCGACCATTTCCTAAAACCTGGCGGTGCTGTTCTCCCGGATACTGCAACAATT TTTGGTGCTGGTTTCGGGAGAGGTGGAACGAGCTTGCCATTTTGGGAAAATGTGTATGGCTTTGATATGTCATCTATTgggaaagaagtaacagagagtTCAGCTCGATTTCCTGTTGTTGATATACTGGCTTCTCAGGATGTTGTGACAGATACCGCTGTACTCCAT TCCTTTGATCTGGCAACTATGAAGGAAAGCGAAATGGATTTGACCGCGAGCTTGGAGCTAAGGCTTCCTGAAAGTTGTGCGGCTGTGCCAGGAGTAACCTGGTGCCATGGCATTGTCTTGTGGTTCGACACCGGCTTCACCAGCAGGTTCTGCAAGGACAAGCCCGTGGTCCTCTCCACCTCTCCTTTCTCCACACCAACTCACTGGTCGCAGACAATCTTCACCTTCGAAGAGCCCATCGCGATGGTAAAGGATGGGTCAGTCATTGGCTCATCAGCATCTGTTGGCACGGGTGAATGCCCAGCTGTGACGATCAGATCCCGCATCAGCATCGTGAGGGCCTCTGAGCACCGCAGCATAGACATATCAATCGAAACCACGGGAATCAGCTCAGATGGCCGGAAGCGCAGCTGGCCAGCTCAGATCTTCAACCTTTGA